Within Mucilaginibacter inviolabilis, the genomic segment TGTAAAGTTATAACCATTCTCTAACAGGAAACGCTGGGTTTCTTCTGCAGCTACATCTGAACATGGATAAAGGAATTTTTCGGCCGAATGTTTTTTAAGTACCTCTGCCAGGTCGGCAGCGGTTTGTTTGCCAAAAAATATCTTACGCTTACGGTATTGGATATATTTTTGCAAATAAAGCGCAATGGTTTCTGACAGACAGAAATATTTCATTTCTACCGGAACTTCAAAGCGCATCTCTTCGCAAATGCGAAAAAAATGATCGGCTGAGTTACGGCTGGTAAAAATAACCGCGGTAAAATCGCTCAGGTTTATTTTTTCCTTTCTAAAATCTTTTGCAGGAACGCCTTCAACGTGAATGAAAGATCTGAAATCAATTTTCAGGTTTAGCTTTTTAGCCAGTTCTGCATACGGATTCTTATCGTTTTCGGGTTTTGATAAAGTAACTAATATACTTTTAACCTTTTTCTTTCTGTCTTCCAAATCAATTCGTTTAAAACTACCTAAATTCTAATATTTAATGCCTTTATCAAAATTAAAACGGGGCAAATTTCGAGGGCACAAAGATACGTAAATAAATAAAACTTATGAAATCGAAAAGTAGAAATTATATTTACGCTGCTCCTGAGGTATTGCCACATAAATATAATCACCGTTATAATAAGCGTTACGTCTAATAATACCGGAACGTAGCGACTGCCAAGCAAGCTAAAACAAACCACAACCGGTAAAAATATAAAGGCCAGATTAAAGTAGGTAAGGTGCAATATATTCAGATAATCGCTTACCAGGCGGTTCATATCAAAAACAAACCCCAAAAACTTAAGCGCCAAAAACTTTAAGGCAAACAGTACTATTATAATAACAGTAAGTGACACATATAAACGTGTACCGCTCACCACATAATAAACACCTTTGTAAGCAGCCAACTGGTATAAGAATAAACCGCAGGTTAAACAAAACAGTAAAAAGAGCCCTAAAAAAGCCCACGAGCTCACAAAACCTTCTTCTTTACCCGCTTGTGAAAGTACACGTTTACTATAAAATGATTGCAGCACATAGGCTACATCTTTATTTAGGGCGATGTTAAGCGCTGCAGTATACAAAAGCAGGCCGACAATAATAATGATTATCCAGGGATCGCGTAGCGGCCGGTTGTGCCCATCCCTCACCAAATCTTTTGATTTTAAAGGAATATCTAAAAACCCATACCCCCTGTATAAGGTATGAGCCAATACGCTATCTGCAAACTCCCTTGCGGTTGCCGAATCAGGTGCATGAATGTAACGCATAGCCATGGAATCGGTTACAAAAACCTTACGGGCCTGCATAGCCGCAGCTACAGAATCGAGCACGGAGGTACCCGGTTGGCGTATGCGTACAGATCTCTTGGCAGAATTACCCGCAATTACTGAGTCCTGCTGCGCAAACACGGCAGAACAACTAAACAATAAAAGCAGAAAAAAGCAGGCAGTTAAACGCATTTAAAAAGCAAAATATAAACCCTGTTAATTTTGCTGCAAATTTATTGTAATAATTGATTGTTTTATAAATGCTTTACAATTAAGCACACATCCGTTAACTAACCTTTATTTAACAGGAACTCCGGTTGCTGCCCAAAACAAGAGATACCCGGCATTACTTTTTTTAACTTTAACATGCAGTAAGATTCGCCGTGGATCAGGATAAATATGGAGCGCATCAATATTGTGATGATTAGGCTCCGTCATGTTGTTTTTATTATCCCACTTACCCAGGTCGTGCACCACATAGCTTAAGGAGGTATCCCGGGCAATAATGTCGTTATAATAATCAGGAAGCCAGCAATTTTTTACCACCACACCGTCATTATAGGTCAGCTCTATCTGTAATTGCGAGCCACCTTCTGCACTGGTAAGGCTCAGATACATACCCATGTATTTTTTGGGAGGCACATCAAATCCAAAACTCCCCCTGCCCGAAACAAAACGGGCCTGATAACCGGCGCCTTCGCTATTTTTATAATGAAGGGTAATTGTGGGGTGTTCGGGCGTAGCCTCTATCACGGAGTGATCTGGTAATGCGTGCGGGTCTTTATCTTTATTAAACAGGGCGGCCGCCATAGTGAGGTATCCGTCGCCCTGTCCATCACCATCGATGCCTTTGCTCCAGGTGATCAGCTTGCCATGAGTAAATGTAGTTACAGGCCGGGCATTTAAAAGGGTATCTATATTGATCTGGATTTCGCGGCCAGGCTGTTGACTATATACCCGAAATACCATCAACAAATAAAATACAGTCAACAATATTGTTTTAAACTTCATTCGGGCTTGCATACATTGAGTATATAAATATACCTTTTTAATATTGATCTGGTTATTTAATTCTGAGCAATATGTTCAACATGCCATATCCAAACATCCGCAGCGATGTTCTATAAACACATAATTATCAATAAAATACCTGTTATTATGAATAACTTTAATAAAAAAAACTTACTTTTATATATTGCTACCTATACGATATTGAAGAAAAGAATTGCCATACTCATACTATTTCTACACCTTTTTAATATTGGTGGGCAATTGGCATTACATCAATATTTAGTTTATAAAACGGATAAATTATTTACCGAACAGATACGCAAAGGCCTTTATAATGTAGAAGACCTTACGGAAGTAGCTATTCCTGTTAATTTACCGGGCATTAGCGATTGGAGCCGTTTTGAAAACATAAGCGGACAAATTCAGTTCGAAAACACCAACTATAACTACGTAAAAATGAGGCTTACCCGGAACGCCATGTATTTAATGTGCATTCCTAATTATGCAACCACTCATTTATCATCCGAAAACATACTCAAAGCAAAGGGCATACAAGGGATACCAATCCCCCAAAAAGACCATGTTCCGTACGGCAAATCAATTTTACAGGACAACCTGAATTTTTGCTTTGTACAATTTGATTTTTATTGCCCTGTAAAAAACCTGTCTCCAAGTATTGAGCAACCTGTTCAACAATTGATCTATCAGCAAAAAGACATCCCAGAACAACCTCCCAAAAAGAACTCAGTCCGTTTCCTCATTTAACCCCATCTCCGGCATCGTTTAAGCTATTGTTTATACAATAAGTTTATTCATGCGTACCAATCGGGACGTAGTATTATTTAAATGAGGAATGCGAAAATAGTTCATGCATTAACCAAATATGAGTAATACATATCTGTAACCTGGTATACCCGATTGCAGATAAACCCAATAAACATGATGAAAAAGTTAATAATCTGTGGATTATTTGCACTGTTACTTGGTGCTATAATAATAGCATTCCGTCAGGATTCGCCACATGACGAAATGATACGGATACTTCAAAAAATCAACAAACAAAACAACAATACTGGCAATCCCTTTAACCAGGAGGCTAAAATTGCTTTTTATGACTCATTGCTTAAAAAACCGGGTAATAGTCAAAATCAATATCTTTTATCAGCGAAAGCATCGCTCCTGCTTAAAGCCGGTAAAGAGGATCAATCTGTAAAAATCTACGAAAACCTGCTGTATCATATGGATTTTATGCTGGGCGATAACATGCTGCCTGATTTAGGTATAGCTTATATGCGCTTGGGAGAACGTAATAACTGTATGCTCAACCATAATGGCTCCTCGTGTATTTACCCCATCAAAGATGAAGGTGTTCATCAAATACAAACCGGTTCAAAAAAAGCGATTGAGATTTATAAAACCATTTTAAAAAACAAACCTGATGATCTTGAATCCAGGTGGTTGATCAATATCGCCTATATGACTTTGGGCGAATACCCTCAAAAAGTACCGAAACAATTATTGATACCTAATTTAAATTCGGATACTACTAACCAGGTAAAGCCCTTTCCGGATGTAGCCGGTAACCTGGGGCTTAATATAAATGGCCGGGCGGGTGGCGTTATTATTGACGATTTTAACAATGATGGATACCTTGACATTATCACTTCCGGATGGGATATAAGCGATCCTATGCATTATTTTCAAAATAACAAAGATGGCACCTTTACCGATCGTACGGAGCAGAGCGGCCTAAAGGGCATAACCGGGGGCCTAAATATCCAGCAAACGGATTATAACAATGATGGCAATACCGACATTTTTATTTTAAGGGGCGCCTGGCTTACCAAAGGATTTGGCAATCAACCCAGCTCCCTGTTACGCAATAATGGTGATGGCACTTTTACAGATGTAACCATACCCAGCGGTTTGCTCTTTTTCCATCCAACCCAAACCGCTACCTGGGCCGACTTTAATAACGATGGCTGGCTTGACGTATTTGTAGGCACCGAAAGCCCTACTAATCCTTATGATCCAAATGCATCTGCCTGCGCCATGTATATCAATAACCACGACGGAACATTTACCAATGTTTCTGCTGCCGCTCATTGTAATATCATGGGGTTTGTAAAAGGTGTAACCTCCGCCGACTATAACAATGACGGATATCCGGATATATTTATTTCTACCATGGATGGGAAAAAGTTTTTACTCCGCAACAAAGGAATAGCCGGCCCTAATGTCGACTTTGAAGACGTTACCGTGAAATCCGGGATAGATAACAACAGGGAAAGATCATTTACTACCTGGTTTTATGATTATAATAATGATGGCTGGCCAGACATTATGGTAGCCGATTATCAGTTTGATCGTGCCCTGGGCTATTATAGCGCTGCCGAAGCATTGGGTACGCCGGTTCCCGGAGCTGGTAATATTTTCCTGTACAAAAATAACCATGATGGTACGTTCACCGATGTAACAAAAGAAACCGGTTTAAATAAAGTAGTTTACAGCATGGGCGGAAACTTTGGCGATATTGATAATGACGGATATCCGGATATGTATTTTGGCACAGGGAATCCCGATTTTAAATCATTAGTACCCAATAAGTTTTTCAGAAACATTGACGGCAAAAGATTTGCTGATATCACCACGTCTTCACGTACAGGTAACCTGCAGAAAGGACATGGTGTGGCATTTGCCGATCTGAGAAATATAGGTAATCAGGATATATTTATTGAAATGGGCGGCGCCTACATCGGTGATTCCTATACCAGTTCGTTATACATGAACCCCGGTGTAAGCAATAACAATTGGATAAGTTTAAAACTAAACGGCGTTAAGGCAAACAAAGCAGCTATAGGCAGTCATATTAAGCTAACTTTTACCGAAAATGGGGTTAAGCGGAGTGTTTATAAAGATGTAAATTCAGGAGGGAGCTTTGGCTCTTCGCCCTTACGGCAGGAAATGGGTATAGGACAGGCAAAACTCATTGATGATATTGAAATTAAATGGGCTGGCAGTAATACCATACAACATTTTAAAAATGTTACGCCCAATCAATTCCTCCATATTACTGAGGGTGATGATCGTTATCAAACTATTCCATTGGCGAAGTTAAATTTTATCAACAAACAGCATGCTGCGCCTGTTTGTATGCCAATGACAGCCAAAATGAAATAAAAAAACAACCAGAGGCATAACAGCTTTTATATATGGTTAAAATAGATTACATTTAAATAGATAAACAACTCACCATCAACTCTAATTTTAAGCCATGAGAAATTTTTTATTAGCGTGTTTCATCCTCGTTGGAATAACAACAGCAAGTAATGCCCAAAATCATCCGGGAAGTAATAGCCCGGCCGAAAAAGCAAAAGAACTGCAAAAGGAGCTTAAGCTCAACAATGAGCAAACTATTAAGATTGAAAAAATATATGAAGAATCTTCCCGAAAGTTTGATAAGATCAAGACTGATGCGCATGGCGATAATACTAAAATGTTAACGGCTATAAAACCGCTGCGCACAACTACTATAGCTAAAATAAAAGCTATTTTAACCGCCAAACAAGCGGCAAAATATGATAAACTGATTAAAGAATCAAAAAATACAGGCGGTAGTGGTTGGGGCGATGGCTGGAGCGCACCTAATTAAGGATTAATTAATTCCAGGTAACAAAAAAGTCTCGTCAAATTGCCGGGACTTTTTTGTTACCTTATGTTGTTGGTAAACTTCCTAAAAGACTAATCTATCCCACAGGCCAATAAAAAACCTGCGGACATATACATATTCGCAGGCATAACTATTGTTTATTATTAACGAGATTTAACTGTTCCGGTCAAATAAGCTTCCGAATATCCTTAAAAAGATATTTTTCTTGGATAACTCTATATACCCATCTCCTGTTAGTGTGCTGGCTAAGGGTATAGTTTTATTCTTAATGGTTCTTAGGCCATCTGTCAATTTTACCTTGGCTATATATTTATCATGAACCGGGATCCTGATAATTTCGGTTATCTTGCCTTCCAGTGGACCAAATGTAGCTGCAGAATATTCTGCAAGACTGATCATCACCTTCTGGTTTGGTAAAACTTCACCAACCCTCTCCGGCTTTATATACAACCGCACCTCATAATTCCCCAATGTAGGGTTAACGATAATGGTGTTTTTGCGGGCATTATCTTCGGTGCCCTTAAGTACGATGGCCTTGCCTTCAACCGGAGTGGTAATCACGGAGGTAACCTTGCCTGCCGAATTGGTTTGAACCAACAAAGTATCATTGGCCTTAACCGTTTGACCATCTTTTATATCCGTTCTATATAACTCGGCTCCATCCTTTAGCCAGCTCACCTTAAAGGGCTGGTTCTTGGAGTCAATAACCACGGTTGAGGGTAACAGCGAGGGGAAGCTTATTATTGTTGAGCATAAAATAATGATGCCGAAAACAAATAAAAACATCATGATACCCCATCTTATTAACCAGGGAGGTACATTACCTATAATTTCCTCAACCTCGTAACTGTGTTCTACAAAATCTAATCTATCTGGCATAATCCAAAATTTAAGCAGCGTCCAATTCTAATTGATTTTTAACAAGCTCATAGTATTTACCTTTCTTCTGTACCAATTCCAGGTGATTACCTACTTCAATGATAGTTCCGTTTTCCATCACTACAATCTGGTCGGCATTTTTTACGGTACTTAACCGGTGAGCGATAACCAATACGGTTCGGCCTTTAAAAAAGTCATTCAGGTTTTGCATAATAACGGTTTCGTTATTGGCGTCAAGCGCACTGGTGGCCTCATCAAAAAACAGGTATTTAGGTTGTTTATATACGGCCCTGGCAATAAATATCCTTTGTTTTTGGCCACCGCTCATTCCTGTACCCGTATTACCTATTTTGGTGGTAAGCCCTAACGGCAGTTTTTTGATATAATCCTGAATGTTGGCCACATTAATGGCATGTTGCAGAATTTCTTCATTAGGGGTATCCTCATTGGCCGCAATGTTTCGCGATATGGTATCTGAGAAAATATAACCCTCCTGCATCACGGTTCCACAAATTTTTCGCCAGTCCCTTGCAGACAAGTCCAGTATATCCGATTCGTTTATCGTGATCTGTCCTTCAGTTGGCGGATAAAACTTCAGCAGTAATTTCAACAAGGTACTTTTTCCGCTACCGCTTGAGCCTACAATCGCGGTCACCTTACCCTCCGGAATAAACAGGTTTATATTTTTAAGAACTTTAACAGATTGAGAGCCGCCGTACCTGAACGAAACATTATCCAGATGAATACCTCTTTTGGTATTATAGGCTTTTCCGTTTACAACCTGGCTATTGATCACATTGTCGGTGCTTTCGCTGGTTTCGTACAACTCCTTATTTACTTTTCCAGCTTTGGTAGATAGGTCGATCTCTTCATTACTTTGATCGTGGATCTCACTTAACCGCTCTAAACTTATTTTGGCATCCTGAACGCTCCTTACAAAACCAATGATCTGGTTAAGCGGGTTATTCATTTGCCCTACCACGTACGATATACTGAGCATAACCCCAAGCGAAATACTGTTATTGATTACCAAAAAGGCAGCTGTGGATGATATCAGGATATTTTTAAGCTGGGTAACGAATGAGGAGCCTATTTCCTGGTATTGCTCCAGAGCCAGGC encodes:
- a CDS encoding uroporphyrinogen-III synthase — encoded protein: MDLEDRKKKVKSILVTLSKPENDKNPYAELAKKLNLKIDFRSFIHVEGVPAKDFRKEKINLSDFTAVIFTSRNSADHFFRICEEMRFEVPVEMKYFCLSETIALYLQKYIQYRKRKIFFGKQTAADLAEVLKKHSAEKFLYPCSDVAAEETQRFLLENGYNFTPAVLFRTVCSDLSDLADVFYDVIAFFSPSSIQSLYKNFPDFKQNNTRIAAFGATTHKAVLEAGLILDIPAPTPAAPSMTMAIEQYVKLVNK
- a CDS encoding DUF4271 domain-containing protein, producing MRLTACFFLLLLFSCSAVFAQQDSVIAGNSAKRSVRIRQPGTSVLDSVAAAMQARKVFVTDSMAMRYIHAPDSATAREFADSVLAHTLYRGYGFLDIPLKSKDLVRDGHNRPLRDPWIIIIIVGLLLYTAALNIALNKDVAYVLQSFYSKRVLSQAGKEEGFVSSWAFLGLFLLFCLTCGLFLYQLAAYKGVYYVVSGTRLYVSLTVIIIVLFALKFLALKFLGFVFDMNRLVSDYLNILHLTYFNLAFIFLPVVVCFSLLGSRYVPVLLDVTLIITVIIFMWQYLRSSVNIISTFRFHKFYLFTYLCALEICPVLILIKALNIRI
- a CDS encoding CRTAC1 family protein → MKKLIICGLFALLLGAIIIAFRQDSPHDEMIRILQKINKQNNNTGNPFNQEAKIAFYDSLLKKPGNSQNQYLLSAKASLLLKAGKEDQSVKIYENLLYHMDFMLGDNMLPDLGIAYMRLGERNNCMLNHNGSSCIYPIKDEGVHQIQTGSKKAIEIYKTILKNKPDDLESRWLINIAYMTLGEYPQKVPKQLLIPNLNSDTTNQVKPFPDVAGNLGLNINGRAGGVIIDDFNNDGYLDIITSGWDISDPMHYFQNNKDGTFTDRTEQSGLKGITGGLNIQQTDYNNDGNTDIFILRGAWLTKGFGNQPSSLLRNNGDGTFTDVTIPSGLLFFHPTQTATWADFNNDGWLDVFVGTESPTNPYDPNASACAMYINNHDGTFTNVSAAAHCNIMGFVKGVTSADYNNDGYPDIFISTMDGKKFLLRNKGIAGPNVDFEDVTVKSGIDNNRERSFTTWFYDYNNDGWPDIMVADYQFDRALGYYSAAEALGTPVPGAGNIFLYKNNHDGTFTDVTKETGLNKVVYSMGGNFGDIDNDGYPDMYFGTGNPDFKSLVPNKFFRNIDGKRFADITTSSRTGNLQKGHGVAFADLRNIGNQDIFIEMGGAYIGDSYTSSLYMNPGVSNNNWISLKLNGVKANKAAIGSHIKLTFTENGVKRSVYKDVNSGGSFGSSPLRQEMGIGQAKLIDDIEIKWAGSNTIQHFKNVTPNQFLHITEGDDRYQTIPLAKLNFINKQHAAPVCMPMTAKMK